From the genome of Odocoileus virginianus isolate 20LAN1187 ecotype Illinois chromosome 31, Ovbor_1.2, whole genome shotgun sequence:
cttagtttaacattacattagcttgtccttcacaaaaccaggtgtgctctgtatattttttgtttacgAGAGTCTTTTCCTAtagattttttgtacattatcttctggccttgaggttggcagaaaacagaaaattggcagtctcatggtacagcaagttgcaacataatagaaatacaatcctgttaacgtAAAGTCAGTCTTTATGCAgaaattctcagctaaatttatctaaaaagtttaacacacaaagactctgtggctctggtgaggcagcccctgtttagcactcttggttaaaattaacaattatcttattgtttttacactagggctaaactctttattttactatatctttaactatattaacaatagtttccactgcacaacctcagcacattaacatcaatcaaacgttgatctaataacaacttttaaaacaatattttttgtattctctaatagggcttcctcactccAAAAAGGGCTCtctgcctattagggccttttttatggttaatctctatgtataatatcttttggcttttaggcctgttgacaatttatggcttgcacctggtgcaacTTTAAGCCACTTCAGTAGCCCACCCTGTCTtatttgtggttaatctattttctttctattaggtgtcatctccaagggaactagataggattacattttttacagaacagaaatgcaaaggattgcaaaaacaccagatatggcacaaaacaggctcttagtcttaaagttaattacctgcaagaagtcgccagctaatctctatctaaactattttctattaggcacatttgtggctataatatttgtggagcttttctcaccccgcgaaggggcctatgcttaatagtttattttgttagcgtactgtacttaggatgtttagaacaatcatgagcattttgtgcaatgagagcacgcatttatcaaacaagccagaatgccagctaAAGGGTTTGaactgaagcatttccttcatccctggccccttcatagggtaccagcatccaggagatttattaattagcttttaagttggtctttattcagtgaaagcaGAGCAGGgtagctctcggcaggcaacacaagaatccgcagcagggcgaacaagaacaacagcaggaaaggggggaggatacaggatggggtagaggccgaggccaacctggagggtcccttatcctagacggccttgccggTTAGGTAttttcctcatgacctcgtcatggatggggtcccggacggccttgcctgcccggtattttcttcatgacctcgtcacaggcgggacctcccataatggctcccgacactcttcactttctgccataagggtggtgtcatctgcatatctgaggttattgatatttctcccggcaatcttgattccagcttgtgcttcatccagcccagcgtttctcatgatgtactctgcatataagttaaataagcagggtgacaatgtacagccttgatgtactccttttcctatttggaacagtctgttgttccatgtccagttctaactgttgcttcctgacctacatacaggtttctcaagaggtaggtcaggtggtctggtattcccatctccttcaggattttccacagtttgttgtgatccacacagtcgaaggctttggcatagtcaataaagcaaaaatagatgtttttctggaactctcttgctttttcaatgatccagcggatattggcaatttgatctctggttcctctgccttttctaaaaccagcttgaacatctggaagttcacggttcatgtattgctgaagcctggcttggagaattttgagcattactttactagtgtgtgagatgagtgcaattgtgcggtagtttgagcattctttgggattgcttttcttagggatggaatgaaaactgaccttttccagtcctgtggccactgctgagttttccaaatttgctggcatattaagtgcagcactttcacagcatcatcttgtaggatttgaaatagctcaactggaattccatcacatccactagctttgttcgtagtgatgatttctaaggcccacttgacttcacattccagaatgtctggctctagctgagtgatcataccatcatgatcatctgggtcatgaagatcttttttgtacagtttttctgtgtattcttgccacctcttcttaatatcttctgcttctattaggttcataccatttctgtcctttattgagcccatttttgcatgaaatgttccctgggtatctctgattttcttgaagagatctctagtctttcccattctcttattttcctctatttctttgcattgatcactgaggaaggttttcttatctctcctggctattctttggaactctgcattcaaatgggaatgtctttccttttctcctttgcttttagcttctcttcgtttcacagctatttgtaagacctcctcagacaactatttcacttttttgcatttcttttccatggggatagtcttgatccctgtctcctgtacaatgttacaggAACAATGTAcaatgaacctctgtccatagttcatcaggctctctctcaatcagatctagtcccttaaatctatttctcacttccactgtatagtcataagggatttgatttaggtcacacctgaatagCATCATAGACGGTGGTAAATGctatgggaaaaataaatcaggGGAGGGGAGAACAGAACTACCAggagttattttaattttagttctgGGTAAGGACAGAATTATACTTTTGCCTgtatatatgcctaggaatgggatttttggatcatgtggtaactctatttttttgaggaacctccatactgttctcataGTAGCTATACCAAAttcattaccaccaacagtgtagaagggttcttTTTTcgccacaccctctctagcaattgttatttgtggacttttaatgatgaccattctgactggtgtgaggtgatacctcgcTGTCGTTTTGATTTACTGGTGCACATTTGATAGCTGGAAAAGTGAGTAGGTAAGAGGTAAGTTCTGGTTCTCACCAGGTGAATAGTTAACTCCACCTGAGACTATATTCTCTAGCCTGTTCATTAACAAAAGAGTTTCTCAGGCACACAAGTGTTTTTTGTTTGGAAACGCAGCTCATGTCCAGGGAGCTCTCTTCTTGGAAGTTAGAATGACACTCAGGACAGTATGACAGTCTGTGACAAAAGCCATGTGACAAAAGGCTCCCAAGACATCCAGGGAGAATGAGGGTGGTGGGCCAGTAAGTGCAGGCCGGGACTACCTCCtaccaaaggaaaacagaagtcaACCCAGGAGTCAGAGAAAGACTCCTATTACTAGAGGGCAGGAATTCAGTGTCAAAAAAGACCATAAAAGTATTCCCCAGCATGAGTTAGGCCATTTTGTGTCACGACTACTTTTTTTTTAGCAGCATTTATATTGTTAATATTGTCCTGTTGCATCAACCCCCATGTTTCCTTCATATCTTATCATCTTTCCTCCCTcacagagaaaaacaggaaacattTCATGTCATCAGGTAAAAGTGGTGCCAGTGAGTAAAGAAGACATTAATTTTCAAGTTAAGTTAATAACTTTAATTCTCAAGTTAAATacaaagagaaggaagcaaaGCTTGTTTTCAGTGCATTTTAATGTGTGAGAATGCCTATGAGGTATCGACTATCTCTAGTTTGAAACACTGACCAGTGCTTGATTTAGATGAGAGAGGACTtgtgaagaagggaaaagatacCCAAACTTCTTGTGCCGTTTTTTCCACTTGCTGATCTTTAAATCCACTGCGGAGTCATGTAGGGTTTCTTCAGCTTCTCCTGTCTTAGCCAACTATTGCGTTATGGACGGTACCATTTGAAGAATTGTGAGGAAAGGCTGAGAACCACTATGAGCTGAGGGATTCCTGATGTTATCCCTCTGTGTTCAGCAGGTCTGGCTCATCTTGGGTGGTCCTGAGCCAATGAGTCCTCTTGGGCTGTCTGGGCTGCGGAGGAGAGAACAGGCGAGCTGCAGGCCAGGGCAGTCGTTTCCTGGGGCTGACATACACCACACACTATGGCTTAAAGTCAtaggaatttattctctcactCCCGGAGGCCAGAATTCCAAACCAAAGTGTCTGCAGGGCTATATCCCCATGAGGGCTCTAGGGAGGAACCCTCTGTTGACTTTTCAGCTTCTGATGGTAAGTTTATTTTTCAGACCAGTTTATTGTGtcaactgaagaagaaaagaaaaaagcacaacctaaaagttgggAATTATGCTttacttaggggcttccctggtggctcagaggataaagcatctgtctgcagtgcgggagacccgggttcgatccctgggttgggaagatcccctggagaaggaaatgacaacccactccagtactcttgcctggaaaattccatggactgaggagcctggtaggctacagtccaaggggttccaaagagttggacacgactgggcgacttcactttcactttcatccacaGATTTAAGCAGGAGAGACAGCCTCTCGGATAACTCTGAAGGACTGTTCTGAGGAGGTAAGGGagaagccaggatatataggagtttttgcaacaaagcaaaacaaaacaaataaaaaaataccccAGGTAGCTTTCCTAGTAGATCAAACAGTAAAGcaactgcctgcaaggcaggagacccaggtttgatccttgggtcaggaagatcccctggagaaggaaatagcaacccactccagtatccttgcctggaaaattccatggacagaggagcctagcgggctatagtccatggggtcgcaaagagttggacacgactgagtgactaacctacagtcagaacatcaaaagataacTGTTAATTACTTTGTGTGCTTAGTCAAATCAGTTGTACctcattctttgagaccccatggactataacctaccaggctcctctgaccatgggaattctccaggcaagaatactggagtgggttgccgtgcccctcctccaggggatcttcccaacctgaggatcgaaccaaggtctctcaaattttgggcagattctttaccctctgagtcatgAGGGAAGTCAGTTAATtactttagtgcttttctatgtttAGGGAGATGCCAGAATCTGGATTCACTGTAATCATTTCTTTGATTTGCACCTTAATTATCTAGGTCTggtatcctgtttttctccatcctaaaTCCCCTCAGGTTGACAGTTGGTGGCAGCTTTTAGTGGCTGAGGGGTTGATGGCTGCAACATCCTTGGTTTACTGATATGGCAACATTTGTCTAAAATCAAAAtttgttttcagctttatttgatttatgtcaattggcttattttcaaaagcttttaCGACAGATACTTTTCCAAACTTTTCACagtttacataaatataaatgtctTTGAAAGTTCCAGAAGATTCTAATATCTGTTTAATCATTTGACATCTGAGAGGTCTTCACATTTTCATTCATATCAGCAGCTAGGCATTTTCTTAGAGTCTTGGGCTGTACTTCCAAGATTACATGAAAGCAGTATGAACTAGCCTGTCATAGTGAAGCAAGGTGACAGATACTAAGGAGTCCTCTCCAGTGGACTTTCAGAGACTGAAGGTGGCAGATTGCATTTTCCAAAGATGGCCACAACCACATCTTCCATCCCACATGCTCTTCTACTAAGTGACCTTGCCTTGCCCCACCAGGAGGCGGACTGCCAACCCCTTCCCCTGGAACCTGGGCAATATGTTCTGAATACAGTAAAGCAGCAGAGGTAGCACTTGGGACTAAGATCAGGTCGAGAGAAGCCTTGCAGTTCTTCGTTAGGCATTCAGGCCTGTTCTCTCGGGATGTTCCTCTCCGAGCCAGCCTTCATGCCATGGGAGTTCAAGTCATGGGGAGGTCCATGTAGGTACTCAGGTTGGCAGCCAGGGCTGAATGCCCAGACTGCAACGGCATCTAGGACGGCCATGTGAGTGAGCCTGCTTGGATGTCAGCCTGCCAGAACTGCTAGTGATCCCCGCATGCATGAAAGATTTCCAATGGAAAACGGTGTAGTTAAGCTCAGTCAGGAAATTGGAaagatagggttttttttttccaaactgctATGTTTCCTTATAGTTTGTTTTTACAGTAACAAATAATCAGAATAGTCTTTTCACTGCATGCCCCACTGGTTCCCCTGTGTCCTAAAAACCTGTGTGTGTCCTAAAAACGTAAAAAGCCCCATCTCCCGCAGCTTAATCTGATCACTTCCCACTTTCTCTAAAtgtcatttctcttttctaaggATTCTGACCTGGGAATTCTATGCTCAAACACCCACCCTTTTATCCTGTATTATTATTGATTGACCGAGGCATCCCTGGTGTaccaagaatctgcctgaattgcaggagacccaggtttgatccctgggttgggaagatcccctggagaaggaaatggcaacccactccagtattcttgtctggagaattccatgaacagaacaggctggtgggctaaagtccagggggttgcaagagttggacatgacttagtctctaaacaacacaacaacaataacattgaCTGGATCCTCTGGGTCCACATCAGGTTTCTCTCCCTTCTGATGTTTCAACCAGCTCCCTCGAATAGCACCATCTCCTCCTCAGGGTTGGGAATATCTCTTCCACAGCATCACCAGGACACTGAAGATGCTACCATCTGGTGTCTCAATCTGGTCCCAACCAGTGAAAGGGGCTGATTGGGAACCTCCCAAATTTTCCCGTGGCTACACTGGGTTGTGCTATCTCAAAACACACAGACTTTTACTCCAAACACATCTGTCATCTTGGGTCAGGAAGTTGGAAATATAAGCAGCTGTGGCCGCACTGAGGCTCCAGCATGACACACAGTCCATTGCAGACAGACTTGACCAGAGGCTGCTGGAAGTTTTGTGGGCTGACCCTAATTGTGCTCCACTTCATGTCGTCATAAGGAATTACAGCATTCTATTAACTGAATGCTTCCACGTGCTTTTTATTTCCCTGAGTAGGAATATGAGAATTTTAAACCCAAAGACAGTAAGTACTATGTGTTTCCTTAGCCTGCAGAATGTagggagtttttctttttaaaatcaaattcagGAATTAGGGACCTAGGTGTAAATTAGGCTTCAGACAATCACTTCTGATATTCGCCTATTGTCCACCTCTGAGGCCACCAGACTACTTTTGAAGCCCAGTCTCAAAAGTGGGTGCTTGTCCTTCATTGCTAATGGATGTGAAGACAAACATTCTTGGCAACGCTTTGGGTCTGTTGCAAAGTAGCCACGTTGTCTTCACTAGAAGTCCAGCAAGTTGCACCAGAAACAGACTCTGGGACATTGATTTTCAGAGTTATATCCTATAACATCGTGGGTCAAACGATCATGATCTCTAAGGCCCTTTTCTCGATTGGAAATCATATGCGTGTGCGTTCACTTTTCTAAAATGTGAATTATTTCCTTATGAAAACAATTTACCATCTTTCCCCAGGGCAGTGCCCTAGCACGCCTGCGCAGCAGACCATGCCCTgcttccccctgcccctcccccttccttattcctccctcccttctccctagTTCCTCAGTTCTTCATCCCCTTCCCGCCTGGTCTCAGAGGACCCCACTGTAGCACCACTTGTCTCCGCCCTGCTGGCAACCTTCGCAAAGCCGTCGGTACCACTCCCAGCTCACGTGGGCCCCAGTGGGCTGCCCACATCTGTCCCCCAGCTCCCTGTTCTGCTGGGCTTTCTGAGTCATCAGAAAGATGACTCGTCGTGGGTGTCTTTCTGAGCCGCCCCTTCCATGCCCCCTCTGCATCCTCTTGCGCCACTTGGgactccaccccctccccccctccccgcccccaccctacCCCATTACCGCGTTCCCCGCCCCAAGGATCCGGTGGTCATGTGTCCCAGAATCGGCCAAGCCAGGTGAAGGGGAAGATCCTGGTGTTACTCATTCACCCTTTGGTGGGGTCCTGAGGCCCATGGTCCACCTGGAACACCTCCTGACTTCATTCTGGAGGTGGTAATAGACAAACATCCCCTCGGGATTTTGTAGGTAAGAGGCCCCATGTGGCTTCCTTCCTGGAAGTGATGAGCCCGTGGTCCCAGCTGGTGGTGGTCACAGCAAGTGAGCCTCGAGGCTCCTAGGAGAGCCACAACAGTGTCTGGGGGATAAATAGGTGGCCGGAGTGTGAGACACATTCAGTAACCTAGGAGGCTCAAAAGAGAATCCAAGCtagctttgttttgattttttaacaaCTCTTGTGCAAGACAACTTACCCTTGTCCTTTAGATTGTCAAATTTTGCTCTATTCAAGGGATGTCAGACACAGTCAATGGGCAACTAACATAAGATCTGCATATTTGTAACTATAAGAACCAGAAGGCCACACAGCCATTCTCCTAATAGACCACTGGCACATtcagttaggggcttccctggtggctcagaggtaaagaacccacctgcaatgcagaagacgtgggtttgatccctgggttgggaagatcccctggaaaaggaaatagcaacccactctggtattcttgcctggggaattccatggacagtggagccttgtgggctatagtccacgggggtcacaagagagtcagacatggcttagcaactaaaacaacaacaaataatcagTTATGTCTTAAGAGCCCAATTATGTTTTTTACTCTACAAaaatttaatgtattaaaaacagaaagaagcacCACCTCTAttctgaaataaagttttattttaaaaggtaaaacttTATACatccttttaaaacatgaaagttCAAAATTCATTCGGCAAGTTGATCATACAAACATATTTACAACAGTAGTGAAAGAAGTGGTAACATTTCACCAGAGTAAAGAGGTGATAAAATTCAGATCACAACTTGGATTTTCAATGATTCAATTCTTTCATTCCCACACAATAAAGTCTGGTCTGTTTTAAGAGAATATCCTTCCTCTGGATATTGTTCTTAATCCAGCCTTTGAGATTTAGACAGAAGGATAACTGGCCATGGTGGCGATTCCACAGTGGTTGTCCCGGTCTTTGGCCATCATTATGTAGCCATTCATGCCCCAATGTTCACCCCAGCTGAAAGAAGAGAAGGTTTTCATTTTatacaaagaatcaaacacatttatatttattaatacttaaaCAGTGCACCAGAAGTCAAGACAGATTCAGAAAGAAGCAAGAAATGCAGTTGTTCCTGTTCATGGTTGAGTTCTAAATGTACAAATAACTTCTATCCCCAAACCTTTCACAGAACTATGAAATTAGAGATGTGAAAAAGAAACTCTTGGGGCCAGATgtgttttagaattaaaaaaatgtttggatTTAGAAATGAGATGATACCAAAACTACATCATACCTTAGGCAACTTCAGACAGTATCTTAATGTTATAATCAAACATTAATATGTCTGTGATCACCCTAAGTGGCATAAGACTTCAGAAGTGTACTTAAGGATTGGAGGACCTGAATTCAAATGCTGATTCCAAAAAGGACTCCCCCTTTCATCCTCAAATATAAGTATTTGGGACATGTTATACCTGTTTTTGACAAGCCAATATTTATTGTCATCTGAGTGTGCTCCTTCAAAGCCATAGCCAACTACCAGAACAGCATGATCCACGGATTCACTGCTGCATTTTGGCTCATAATAAATGcctgggaaaataaaatacaatgttgGGGTGAAGACCTCCAAGTGACCTACTCTATTAATTAGGGTAAGGAGACATCTCAAAATTTAGCTAAATGATATAAATCTAGAtaagatttaaaaacaagattttttttttcattctaggcCAGGGATCCAGGCCCTCATCTAACACTAGCAGATATACAAACAGCATACTCTCTTTTGTAAACAGCATGTCAAGAGACATAAAAGAACACTCCCTAAAATCTTATCATTTTACTTTCAGGACATTCAGTCTAGGGAAATAGCACACAACACAAAATTACCTCAGCCAAATTCTTTCTAGTTTTAATTATAGTAGCAAAATTCTTTGGAAAATTTCAAAGGTCTAACAGTTGAAACCCTGGGTGGCTACAGTCATaaatagggctttccaggtggtgctagtggtaaagaatccgcctgccaatgcaggagactcacgagacctgggttcaatccctggcttgggaagatccccttgaggaggaaatggcaacccactccagcattcttgcctggaaaattctacaggcaaagaagcctggtggactgcagtccatggggctacaaagagttatggacacaactgagcacacacaagtgGAAAAAAGTGAACTAAgctatattaatcaaattaagtagccatttaaatatatttatgaatacattatatatatatatgaatatatgcttAAAATCATGGGGATATGGTTCAAGTAGTGTCAGATGGACACATCAGGCACAAATACTAATATTAACAACTATATTAAATCTATACACCTTCAAATTTTACATTGAATTCTACATACCAAAGAGTCAGTTTTGCTGTCTGTCATGgtgattttccaatttttctgccTAAATTTCAACATAGACAAATACTTACCTGATTTATAGAACTGGAAAGATGGATTGCCTGCATCTATAGCAGCAGAGATGGGGCCCAAAGTTGCCACTGCCTTCATAAGAGCCTTCTCCTGCTTAGGGAGGTCCACGAAACCAGTTTCATTAGCAGCAGAATTGTTGGGATTGTAATGGCAGGTGCCAACCTTTCAAAGGTAATGGGGAAGAGACTTGATTAATACCATCCTCCTCCTGGGGTACATGAGTTCAAGACAATCTGCAGCTTAATGATTTCCAAGTCaagtttgttacacagcatccCAGGAAATGAAATGCTATTGGCtgttttgaaatggaaaaattagCTTGTGTCTATTCAATCAGACTCTCTCAATCTACATGCCCATAAGAAACTTTTACTCAGGAGAAATTTGTACTTATAGAGGATGACATGTATATTTCCccggtgcctcagcagtaaataatccacctttactcctacaaggcaggagacatggagacgggggtttgatccctgggtcgggaagatcccctggaggaggaaatggcaacccactccagtaatcttgcccagtaaatcccacagacaaaggagcccggcaggctacagtatatggggttgcaaaagagtcagatacaactgagtgactaaacaacaacacaaatgtattatttCCACATACCATAGAAATATTAACAGCTTTATGGTAACTCTCTAAggttcccaagtggcactagtggtaaagaacctgactgccaatacAGGTGACAtaaaagatgcgggtttgatccctgggtcaggaagatcctctggaggaggacatggcaacccacttcagtaatcttgcctggagaattccatggacagagaagcctggtgggctacagtccagaaggttgcacagagttggatatgattgaagCGACAGCATGAACACATGGTAAGTAGCTAAACAGAGAACTGTGCAAAGCTAACTATTTTAATGACAGTTCTGACAGTCTGCAGATAAAGATTCTACAATCTAAAATGTGGATTCTAAACATGATATCTGTTTTCCCCTTTGTTCAACTTTGATAACAAGGAGCTCCTCTTACCAATCCAGTGTATGGGTAGGATTCCTCTGAGTCCAGGCCTCCAACGTCCAAAACATACTGGAAGGCATTATCTGTGAGGCCCCCTTGACAACCGTGATTACCTTCAGGCTGAGAGCAGTCCACCAGGTTCTGCTCACTCAGTGAAACAAGTTTGCCAGTTTTTCGGAACATCTGTCCTTCAAGGGCACCCGTGGCACTAAAAGCCCAACAAGAACCACACTTAccctgaaaacaaaatttaaaagcataatttacaaaacaaataacaagaCTTTGACAGTAGCCCATATATTTGGAAATGCTTTTAAAACCTAGTGAATTGCATGTTGTTGCACAGTGTATCAGAGCAAGGATGGCAACTCCTATTCGGCTTTACTCTTGGAGAGAGATCTGCTGAATACCATCATACCTGATTCTTCACAGGAGTTACATAGCCTTTCTCTCTCCAATCCACGGACGGGGGAATCGAAGCAAAGATAGTTTCTTGCAACACTTTCCCCttcttgttcttctgcctttgaAAGCCATTCATCATCTGCCTGAATTCTTCACTGGTcttcaaggaaaaggaaatagaatgtTGAAAAGCAAAAGGTTATTTTGCTAAACTGTTAAGGAGAAGGCACAAAAAATTCATGCCACACTCACCATGTCACCAAAGGCATTCATCGCCATGCTGAAGCTATATTTCCCTTGGCTGTATTCCTGATTATGCAGTTcaatcattttcatattcttcttcCACACCGTTTTTCTCCATCCTTCTTCATTCTAGAGGCAAACAGGTAACCTATActccttttttctatttaaaaccaACTCACCAAGGGCTTCACCAGGTGGtgttaagtggtaaagaactcccgtgctaaggcaggagatgcaagaaacacagattcaatccctgcattgggaaggtcccctggaggagggtatggcaccccactccagtgttcttgcctggagaatcccatggacagagaagcctggtcacagagttggacacgacagaagcaacaGCACACACCGTCACCAAGTGGATTGTATATAAAGAGGAAGGGAGACCATGGCCAGAGATGGCTCTATACTCTTGACACATGACAGGGCAGATGCCCATAGTGTATTCAGTGACAGGTGCCATGAAGTTACTGCCCTGATAGGAGCCAGCCTCAAGAGACTACTATCTGCTATAAACTCCCAACAGCATGGACCATTCTCTGCAGAGTTTCAGATGGACAGTTTCAGATGTTACCAACCAAGTCATACAGTCTACTGTGTTCTGCCTTCCACAATTTCCATTGTGTATTTATACTGTGGTCAAATTCTGGAGCAGCTGAAGCTATTCCCAAGCAAAGGGCTGTCAGGAAGAGTGAAGGATTCATGTTCAAAAACCTaggaagggagaagaaatgaGTATCTGATTAAACCAATCTTTCTAAAAGTCCATCTTTTTTTTCGGAGCCACTATGCTGGAGTAAAAACACTTATATCCCCAAATATTTATACAAGGACAGTAGGGGAAGTCTATGGATGTGGGTGGAGAAAAAGAGCTCTGAGACCCAGTTTCCGCGCGGGACAGGGTCAGGCTCTTCTGGACTCAAACAGCGGCCAGGACGAGCCATCCTCCGCGCTGCAGGCGGGCCCAGCCCGGGGCGGACCCAGCGAAATCCCTCCGCTGACAGAGTATGTAGACGCGGTGCCGACAAACGTTCTGCAGTCCAGCTAGCGGGGGTCATGCTGCCGTGTCAGACCGGCGCCTCCTGGAAGCCCTCCTCAAGCCCTCAACTCCCAAGGCTGCAGTCGCGCTGCTAGCCGGGGTGACCCCACCGCGCCATGTCCCAGCCCGTGGCTCTCACCTGTGGCGAGGTCTGCCGCACAGACTCAGCCGGTGACTCCAGATCCTGGGGCGTCTGAAGTCGGGTTGTGGGCACCAAGACCTCCTATTTAAGGCTCCGAGACCGCGCTcggcaggccccgcccccgctaGCACGCCCCGCGATTGGCTGAGCTTCATATAGGCGGGGC
Proteins encoded in this window:
- the CTSL gene encoding procathepsin L, whose protein sequence is MNPSLFLTALCLGIASAAPEFDHSINTQWKLWKAEHSRLYDLNEEGWRKTVWKKNMKMIELHNQEYSQGKYSFSMAMNAFGDMTSEEFRQMMNGFQRQKNKKGKVLQETIFASIPPSVDWREKGYVTPVKNQGKCGSCWAFSATGALEGQMFRKTGKLVSLSEQNLVDCSQPEGNHGCQGGLTDNAFQYVLDVGGLDSEESYPYTGLVGTCHYNPNNSAANETGFVDLPKQEKALMKAVATLGPISAAIDAGNPSFQFYKSGIYYEPKCSSESVDHAVLVVGYGFEGAHSDDNKYWLVKNSWGEHWGMNGYIMMAKDRDNHCGIATMASYPSV